The Castanea sativa cultivar Marrone di Chiusa Pesio chromosome 11, ASM4071231v1 genome contains a region encoding:
- the LOC142616974 gene encoding uncharacterized protein LOC142616974 has product MEAYDGSRDPLDHLESFKTLMHLQGVPNEIMCRAFPSTLKGPAKVWFSKLAPNTLSTFKELSGHFITHFIRGQRYKRSLASLLNIKRRDDESLRPYVTRFNKEAPLIDEADDKVLVTTFTNGLQSREFLFSIYKNDPKTMADMLYKATKYMNAEDTMIARGGKPKKKERQEDFEFCFGCPCDD; this is encoded by the coding sequence ATGGAGGCATATGACGGTTCACGGGACCCACTCGACCATTTAGAGTCTTTCAAAACTCTTATGCACCTACAAGGAGTTCCGaatgaaatcatgtgtagggcgTTCCCCTCCACGCTCAAGGGACCCGCCAAGGTATGGTTCAGCAAGCTAGCCCCCAACACCCTCTCCACTTTCAAGGAACTAAGTGGGCATTTCATCACCCACTTTATCAGAGGCCAAAGGTATAAGAGGTCATTGGCGAGCTTGTTGAACATCAAGCGACGAGACGATGAGAGCTTGAGGCCTTACGTGACTCGTTTCAATAAGGAAGCCCCGTTAATTGACGAGGCCGACGACAAGGTCTTGGTCACCACATTCACCAATGGGCTTCAATCAAGGGAATTCCTCTTCTCCATATACAAGAACGACCCGAAAACGATGGCCGACATGTTATACAAGGCTaccaagtacatgaacgcgGAAGACACCATGATTGCCAGAGGGGGCAAAccgaagaagaaggaaaggcaAGAAGATTTTGAGTTTTGCTTTGGGTGCCCATGTGATGACTAA